One Massilia sp. 9096 genomic window carries:
- a CDS encoding ABC transporter ATP-binding protein encodes MTDLPPDLHAPPALRLHGLHKSFGRPAVDGLDLEVRRGELYALLGPNGAGKTTTLRMVTGLLAPDAGRVEVFGIDMARDPASAKRRLAYLPDDPMLYGKLKPTEYLEFVAGLWGMRAEDAEPRARRLLDWLDLTQHAHELSEGFSRGMKQKLALAGALIHEPELLILDEPLTGLDAAAARQVKDLLLSHVEGGGTVILTTHILEVAERLAQRIGIIRRGRLIAEGTLAELRERTQGNSLEDVFLQLTESP; translated from the coding sequence ATGACCGACCTCCCGCCTGACCTCCACGCGCCGCCGGCGCTGCGCCTGCATGGCCTGCACAAGAGTTTCGGCCGCCCGGCCGTCGACGGCCTCGACCTGGAAGTGCGGCGCGGCGAACTGTACGCCCTGCTCGGTCCGAATGGCGCCGGCAAGACCACCACCCTGCGCATGGTCACCGGGCTGCTGGCGCCGGATGCCGGCCGGGTCGAAGTGTTCGGCATCGACATGGCGCGCGATCCGGCCTCGGCCAAGCGCCGGCTGGCCTACCTGCCCGACGACCCGATGTTGTACGGGAAGCTCAAGCCGACCGAGTACCTGGAATTCGTCGCCGGCCTGTGGGGGATGCGCGCCGAAGACGCGGAGCCGCGCGCACGCCGCCTGCTCGATTGGCTCGACCTGACGCAGCACGCGCACGAGCTGAGCGAAGGCTTTTCGCGCGGTATGAAGCAAAAGCTGGCGCTGGCCGGCGCGCTGATCCACGAGCCGGAACTGTTGATCCTCGACGAACCGCTGACCGGGCTGGACGCCGCCGCCGCGCGCCAGGTCAAGGATCTGCTGCTCTCACACGTCGAAGGCGGCGGCACCGTGATCCTGACTACCCACATCCTCGAAGTGGCGGAGCGGCTGGCCCAGCGCATCGGCATCATCCGCCGGGGCCGCCTGATCGCCGAGGGCACGCTGGCCGAACTGCGCGAGCGCACTCAGGGCAACAGCCTGGAAGACGTGTTCCTGCAGCTGACGGAAAGCCCATGA
- a CDS encoding class I SAM-dependent methyltransferase gives MTNQAEQDRINHVYRQWHGGAGLVRYAWHRSEILVQEADRARALAALLPVTVGADLSHVRALDVGCGHGSFLRQLIDWGATPSQLAGTELQPDRLEHARLHTAPGVRWHLGTLDAFLDGSMDLVSAHTVFSSILDDDLRRELAGEMWRVLRPGGWAMIFDFRYSNPRNKQVRKVTDVELLRFWPAEKRHYRTLVLAPPLGRAMARLPRLAPELLAALLPPLRSHFFYMAQK, from the coding sequence ATGACCAACCAGGCCGAGCAGGACCGCATCAACCACGTCTACCGTCAATGGCACGGCGGCGCCGGCCTGGTCCGGTATGCCTGGCACCGCAGCGAAATCCTGGTGCAGGAAGCCGATCGCGCACGCGCGCTGGCCGCATTGTTGCCGGTCACGGTCGGCGCCGACCTGTCGCACGTGCGCGCGCTCGACGTCGGCTGTGGCCACGGCAGCTTCCTGCGCCAGCTGATCGACTGGGGCGCCACGCCGTCCCAGCTGGCCGGCACCGAGCTGCAACCGGACCGGCTCGAGCATGCGCGCCTGCATACCGCGCCCGGCGTACGCTGGCACCTGGGCACCCTCGATGCCTTCCTCGACGGCAGCATGGACCTGGTCAGTGCCCACACGGTGTTCTCCTCGATCCTCGACGACGACCTGCGGCGCGAGCTGGCCGGCGAGATGTGGCGCGTGCTCAGACCCGGCGGCTGGGCGATGATCTTCGATTTCCGCTACAGTAATCCGCGCAACAAACAGGTGCGCAAGGTCACCGACGTCGAGCTGCTGCGCTTCTGGCCCGCCGAAAAGCGCCACTACCGCACGCTGGTGCTGGCCCCGCCGCTGGGCCGGGCCATGGCGCGTCTGCCGCGTCTCGCGCCGGAACTGCTCGCCGCCCTGCTCCCGCCGCTGCGCTCGCACTTCTTCTACATGGCGCAGAAGTGA
- a CDS encoding sensor domain-containing diguanylate cyclase codes for MVSFACVIVAVTTLLQLGLIDHFAIAHASQEAELRLQQLSLQMRDALDRTLDQATHDVQLLSALPDLREANSPDTARHILENLQRADPDYAWIGIAKPDGKVMAATGGMLENRDVTMRPWFHTGQQKLVTEDYHPAILLGNLLPRSEDPWRFVDIAGPIRDSQGNLRGVLAIHLSWQWARTLARELLTPVIREFGAEILIVRSDGFVLLGPSHLVEQRITTDSLKLAWQGKSGAIEERWPDGQMYLTGFSLTGRNLDRPGLQWAVLVRQTESKAMASAHAFEHRMLWLSGSLAAVLAIGAAMLARRIVKPLNVLSGAIEDLAQAPASAAPAVIPEVGSFHEAHVLSEALRHLVDSERRHRDALERMNAELEETVAARTAELHQLVMRDALTGLPNRRALMQLLPEAMARAARLGRLCAVLFLDMDGFKLVNDTRGHEQGDELLRQFATRIRDSIRETDTAVRLAGDEFVVILDMVNERSDAEHKARLLLSQLTRPFPLHGGSVTVGASIGLAVQLPHQRQDPTGLLARADQAMYDAKRKGKGRVSVAAIDLENSAP; via the coding sequence ATGGTGTCGTTCGCTTGCGTGATCGTGGCCGTGACAACGCTGCTGCAACTCGGCCTGATCGACCATTTCGCGATCGCGCATGCATCCCAGGAAGCGGAACTCCGGCTGCAGCAACTGTCCTTGCAAATGCGCGATGCGCTCGACCGAACGCTCGACCAGGCGACGCACGACGTGCAACTGCTGTCCGCATTGCCGGACTTGCGCGAGGCGAACAGCCCCGATACCGCCCGCCACATCCTTGAGAACTTGCAGCGCGCCGATCCCGACTATGCCTGGATCGGCATCGCCAAGCCGGATGGCAAAGTGATGGCGGCGACCGGCGGTATGCTGGAAAACCGTGATGTCACTATGCGTCCCTGGTTCCATACCGGCCAACAGAAGCTGGTGACCGAGGATTATCATCCCGCGATCTTGCTCGGCAATCTGCTGCCGCGCAGCGAGGACCCCTGGCGTTTCGTCGACATCGCCGGACCGATCCGCGATAGCCAGGGCAACCTGCGTGGCGTGCTGGCGATTCACCTCAGCTGGCAGTGGGCGCGCACGCTCGCACGCGAGCTTCTTACGCCGGTGATCCGCGAGTTCGGCGCCGAGATTCTGATCGTACGCAGCGACGGCTTTGTCCTGCTTGGTCCGAGCCACCTGGTCGAACAGCGCATCACCACCGACAGCCTGAAGCTGGCCTGGCAGGGCAAGAGCGGCGCGATCGAAGAACGCTGGCCCGATGGCCAGATGTACCTGACCGGTTTCAGCCTGACCGGACGCAACCTTGATCGTCCCGGTCTGCAGTGGGCCGTGCTGGTGCGCCAGACCGAAAGCAAGGCGATGGCTTCGGCGCACGCCTTCGAACACCGCATGCTGTGGCTGAGCGGCTCGCTGGCGGCGGTATTGGCGATCGGCGCCGCCATGCTGGCACGCCGTATCGTCAAGCCGCTGAATGTGCTCAGCGGGGCGATCGAAGATCTGGCGCAGGCACCGGCCAGCGCGGCGCCTGCGGTGATTCCCGAAGTCGGCAGCTTCCATGAAGCGCACGTGCTGTCGGAGGCGTTGCGCCATCTGGTGGACAGCGAACGCCGTCATCGCGATGCGCTCGAGCGTATGAATGCCGAGCTGGAGGAGACGGTAGCGGCGCGCACCGCCGAGCTGCACCAGTTGGTCATGCGCGACGCCCTGACCGGACTGCCAAACCGGCGCGCGCTGATGCAGCTGCTGCCCGAAGCGATGGCGCGGGCAGCACGCCTGGGCCGGCTGTGCGCGGTGCTGTTCCTCGACATGGATGGCTTCAAGCTGGTCAACGACACCCGCGGCCATGAACAAGGTGATGAGCTGCTGCGCCAGTTCGCCACGCGCATCCGGGACAGCATCCGCGAAACCGACACGGCAGTGCGCCTGGCCGGCGACGAGTTCGTCGTCATCCTCGACATGGTCAACGAACGCAGCGACGCCGAGCACAAGGCAAGATTACTGCTGAGTCAGCTGACCCGCCCGTTCCCGCTGCACGGCGGCAGCGTCACGGTAGGCGCCAGCATCGGCCTGGCTGTGCAATTGCCGCATCAGCGACAAGATCCAACCGGCCTGCTGGCGCGCGCCGACCAGGCGATGTACGACGCGAAGCGCAAGGGCAAGGGCCGCGTCTCGGTTGCGGCCATCGACCTGGAAAACTCGGCGCCCTGA
- the gshA gene encoding glutamate--cysteine ligase, with translation MVPHLATALNGPLLDLEKKILEATPAIERWFRLEWQEHTPPFYCSVDLRNAGYKLAPVDTNLFPGGFNNLSTEMLPLTVQAAMAAIDKYCPDARNLLLIPETHTRNPFYLQNVQRLMQIFRQTGLHVRLGSLSPEVTQPTPLALPDGNMLVVEPLVRSPNGRRVGLADFDPCTILLNNDLSAGIPSILENIHEQSLLPPVHAGWAIRRKSNHFKAFDEVAKKFGKLIDIDPWLVNPLHNKCGEVNFQEDTGMECLADNVSALLSKIKKKYKEYGMKDQKPFVIVKPDAGTYGMGILTVKDASEVKDLNRKQRNKMSVIKDGIEVHDVMIQEGVPTFESINDAVAEPVVYMIDRYVVGGFYRIHAERGIDQNLNAPGSQYVPLAFAQQHAMPDLQAKPGTAAPNRFYVYGVVARLALLAASLELERTDPDPEIY, from the coding sequence ATGGTTCCCCACCTCGCCACTGCCCTGAACGGTCCGCTGCTGGACCTGGAAAAGAAGATTCTCGAAGCCACGCCTGCCATCGAGCGCTGGTTCCGCCTCGAGTGGCAGGAGCATACCCCGCCGTTCTATTGCTCGGTGGACCTGCGCAATGCCGGCTACAAGCTGGCGCCGGTGGATACCAACCTGTTCCCGGGCGGCTTCAACAACCTGTCGACCGAGATGCTGCCGCTGACCGTGCAGGCGGCGATGGCGGCGATCGACAAATACTGTCCGGACGCGCGCAACCTGCTGCTGATTCCGGAAACCCATACGCGCAACCCGTTCTACCTGCAGAACGTGCAGCGTTTGATGCAGATCTTCCGCCAGACCGGCCTGCACGTGCGCCTGGGCTCGCTGTCGCCCGAGGTGACCCAGCCGACCCCGCTGGCGCTGCCGGACGGGAACATGCTGGTGGTCGAGCCCTTGGTGCGTTCGCCCAACGGCCGCCGCGTCGGCCTGGCCGATTTCGACCCATGCACGATCCTGCTCAACAACGACCTGTCGGCCGGCATCCCGTCGATCCTGGAAAACATCCACGAGCAGTCGCTGCTGCCGCCGGTGCACGCCGGCTGGGCAATCCGCCGCAAGAGCAACCACTTCAAGGCCTTCGACGAAGTGGCGAAGAAATTCGGCAAGCTGATCGACATCGACCCCTGGCTGGTCAACCCGCTGCACAACAAGTGCGGCGAGGTGAACTTCCAGGAAGACACCGGCATGGAATGCCTGGCCGATAACGTGTCGGCGCTGCTGTCGAAGATCAAGAAGAAGTACAAGGAATACGGCATGAAGGACCAGAAGCCGTTCGTCATCGTCAAGCCCGACGCCGGCACCTACGGCATGGGCATCTTGACGGTGAAGGATGCGAGCGAGGTCAAGGACTTGAACCGCAAGCAGCGTAACAAGATGTCGGTGATCAAGGATGGCATCGAAGTCCATGACGTCATGATCCAGGAAGGCGTACCCACCTTCGAATCGATCAACGACGCGGTGGCCGAACCGGTGGTGTACATGATCGACCGCTATGTGGTCGGCGGCTTCTACCGCATCCATGCCGAGCGCGGGATCGACCAGAACTTGAACGCACCGGGTTCGCAGTACGTGCCGCTGGCGTTTGCCCAGCAGCACGCGATGCCGGACCTGCAGGCCAAGCCGGGCACCGCGGCGCCGAACCGCTTTTATGTGTACGGTGTGGTGGCGCGCCTGGCGCTACTGGCGGCTTCCCTGGAGCTGGAACGGACCGACCCCGACCCGGAAATCTACTGA
- a CDS encoding accessory factor UbiK family protein codes for MNNFFNDLQDKINQAIENSPAKDIERNVKAMMTQGFSKLDLVTREEFDIQAQVLTKTRAKLDALEQRVADLEAKLAASATQG; via the coding sequence ATGAACAACTTCTTCAACGACCTGCAGGACAAGATCAACCAGGCGATCGAAAATTCGCCGGCCAAGGACATCGAGCGCAATGTGAAGGCGATGATGACCCAGGGCTTTTCCAAGCTCGACCTTGTGACGCGCGAAGAATTCGACATCCAGGCGCAGGTGCTGACCAAGACCCGCGCCAAGCTCGATGCACTGGAGCAGCGCGTGGCCGACCTGGAAGCCAAGCTGGCGGCATCGGCCACCCAGGGCTGA
- a CDS encoding P-II family nitrogen regulator, with the protein MKMITAIIKPFKLDEVREALSEINVHGITVTEVKGFGRQKGHTELYRGAEYVVDFLPKTKIEAAVDDAIVDQVIDTIQGAARTGKIGDGKIFVSNLEQVIRIRTGETGNDAL; encoded by the coding sequence ATGAAAATGATCACCGCGATTATCAAACCCTTCAAGCTCGACGAAGTGCGTGAAGCGCTTTCGGAGATCAATGTGCATGGCATCACGGTGACCGAAGTGAAGGGCTTCGGCCGCCAGAAGGGCCACACCGAGCTGTATCGTGGCGCGGAATACGTGGTCGACTTTCTGCCCAAGACCAAGATCGAAGCCGCGGTGGACGATGCCATCGTCGACCAGGTGATCGACACGATCCAGGGCGCTGCCCGCACCGGCAAAATCGGTGACGGCAAAATTTTCGTCTCCAATCTGGAGCAGGTAATCCGTATCCGTACCGGCGAGACCGGCAACGATGCGCTGTAA
- a CDS encoding TorF family putative porin: MKRLSSNWTNTAVLIAGLWGLTTGLAGAEEQKPDNEVSYNASITSDYRYRGISQTRLDPALQGGADYVNNPTGLYVGTWLSTIKWIKDAGGDGNVEWDIYGGKRGNITGDITYDVGGLYYFYPSNSLAVNANTFELYGQLGYGPAYIKYSHSLTNLFGTADSKNSGYLDVGANVDVGNGFTVILHAGRQNVRHNGSLSYTDYKIGATKDLGICTVALAWFKADTSAYLSPDRENLGKSGVVVSVSKTF, encoded by the coding sequence ATGAAGCGTCTCAGCAGCAATTGGACTAATACCGCAGTACTCATCGCAGGACTGTGGGGCCTGACCACCGGGCTGGCTGGCGCCGAAGAGCAGAAACCCGATAACGAAGTGAGCTATAACGCCTCGATTACCAGCGACTACCGGTATCGCGGCATTTCCCAGACCCGACTCGACCCCGCCTTGCAAGGCGGCGCCGACTACGTGAACAACCCCACCGGTTTATACGTAGGCACCTGGCTCTCCACCATCAAGTGGATCAAGGATGCGGGTGGCGACGGCAACGTGGAATGGGATATCTACGGCGGCAAACGCGGCAACATCACCGGCGACATCACCTATGACGTCGGTGGGCTGTACTACTTCTACCCAAGTAACAGCCTCGCAGTCAATGCCAATACCTTTGAGCTGTACGGCCAGCTCGGTTATGGCCCCGCCTATATCAAGTATTCGCATTCGCTGACCAACCTGTTCGGCACCGCCGACAGCAAGAACAGCGGCTACCTGGACGTCGGCGCCAACGTCGACGTCGGGAACGGTTTTACCGTGATCCTGCATGCCGGACGCCAGAACGTCCGTCACAACGGTTCACTGTCGTACACGGACTACAAAATCGGTGCGACCAAGGACCTGGGCATTTGTACCGTTGCCCTGGCCTGGTTCAAAGCCGACACCAGCGCTTACCTGAGCCCGGACAGGGAAAATCTGGGCAAGTCCGGCGTCGTCGTTTCAGTTTCAAAAACTTTCTGA
- a CDS encoding DUF1840 domain-containing protein, with protein sequence MLITFKSKAYPNVLMYQDHAKRILDLLNKDAERGVITSEEAPQAVQLLEHEIDESRKHQATDEVEQDVKAHHGDNEDAEHDQIQAVSFSTRAYPLLEMLRAARDQRADVLWGV encoded by the coding sequence ATGCTGATTACTTTTAAATCCAAAGCCTACCCGAACGTATTGATGTACCAGGATCACGCCAAGCGCATCCTCGACCTGCTGAACAAGGATGCCGAGCGCGGCGTCATTACCTCCGAGGAAGCACCGCAGGCAGTCCAGCTGCTCGAGCACGAGATCGACGAAAGCCGCAAGCACCAGGCCACCGATGAAGTCGAGCAGGACGTGAAAGCGCACCACGGCGACAACGAAGACGCCGAACACGATCAAATCCAGGCCGTGTCGTTCTCGACGCGCGCGTACCCGCTGCTCGAAATGCTGCGCGCAGCGCGCGACCAGAGAGCCGACGTGCTCTGGGGCGTCTGA
- a CDS encoding ammonium transporter, with translation MTKLIAGVTVALALGSSLPALAQDAPKAPSAAAAPAASAPAASAPADSASAPAAAPVTAPAAATAAAPASAAPAAAPTPQKGDTAWMMVSTMLVIMMTIPGLALFYGGLVRSKNMLSILLQVFMIFSVIIVLWCLYGYSLAFTENNAFIGGFDRLFLKGIWDPVKASFSTAATFSKGVVIPEFVYVAFQGTFAAITCGLIIGAFAERARFSAVLLFVVLWFTFGYLPVAHMVWFWTGPDAITASTLATETAKAGWLWQKGALDFAGGTVVHINAAVAGLVGAILIGKRVGYGRESMAPHSLTMTMIGASMLWVGWFGFNAGSALEAGDVAALAFVNTLLATAGATVSWVFGEWITKGKPSMLGGASGAVAGLVAITPACGYVGPMGGLIMGLVAGMVCLWGVNGLKRLIGADDSLDVFGVHGVGGILGALLTGVFAAPQLGGQGIFDYTTNKMSADPYSIGSQVLVQAQAIGTTILWSAVISFIAYKIVDVVLGLRVSEDAEREGLDITSHGESAYHS, from the coding sequence ATGACAAAACTGATCGCAGGCGTCACCGTCGCGCTGGCGCTGGGCAGTTCGCTGCCGGCGCTGGCGCAGGATGCTCCCAAGGCCCCGTCGGCGGCTGCCGCGCCGGCAGCCTCGGCCCCGGCCGCGTCCGCACCGGCCGACAGCGCCTCGGCCCCGGCGGCAGCGCCTGTTACCGCCCCGGCCGCCGCCACAGCAGCAGCCCCGGCATCAGCAGCCCCGGCCGCGGCGCCGACGCCGCAAAAGGGCGATACCGCCTGGATGATGGTCTCGACGATGCTGGTGATCATGATGACGATCCCGGGCCTGGCGCTGTTCTACGGCGGCCTGGTGCGCTCGAAGAACATGCTGTCGATCCTCCTGCAGGTGTTCATGATCTTCTCGGTCATCATCGTGCTGTGGTGCCTGTACGGCTACTCGCTCGCGTTCACCGAGAACAACGCCTTCATCGGCGGCTTCGACCGCCTGTTCCTGAAGGGCATCTGGGATCCGGTCAAGGCCAGCTTCTCGACCGCAGCCACCTTCAGCAAGGGCGTGGTGATTCCCGAGTTCGTGTACGTGGCCTTCCAGGGCACCTTCGCGGCCATCACCTGCGGCCTGATCATCGGTGCGTTCGCGGAGCGCGCGCGCTTCTCGGCGGTGCTGCTGTTCGTGGTGCTGTGGTTCACCTTCGGCTACCTGCCGGTGGCGCACATGGTCTGGTTCTGGACCGGTCCTGACGCGATCACCGCCTCGACCCTGGCGACCGAAACCGCCAAGGCCGGCTGGCTGTGGCAGAAGGGCGCGCTGGACTTCGCCGGCGGCACCGTGGTGCACATCAATGCGGCAGTCGCCGGCCTGGTCGGCGCGATCCTGATCGGCAAGCGCGTCGGCTATGGCCGCGAATCGATGGCCCCGCACTCGCTGACCATGACCATGATCGGTGCTTCGATGCTGTGGGTGGGCTGGTTCGGCTTCAACGCCGGCTCTGCGCTGGAAGCCGGCGACGTCGCCGCGCTGGCCTTCGTCAACACCCTGCTGGCCACCGCCGGCGCGACCGTGTCGTGGGTGTTCGGCGAGTGGATCACCAAGGGCAAGCCGTCGATGCTGGGCGGCGCATCGGGCGCAGTGGCCGGCCTGGTGGCGATCACCCCGGCCTGCGGCTACGTCGGTCCGATGGGCGGCCTGATCATGGGCCTGGTGGCCGGCATGGTCTGCCTGTGGGGCGTGAACGGCCTGAAACGCCTGATCGGCGCCGACGACTCGCTCGACGTGTTCGGCGTGCACGGCGTGGGCGGTATCCTGGGCGCGCTGCTGACCGGCGTGTTCGCGGCGCCGCAGCTGGGCGGCCAGGGCATCTTCGACTACACCACCAACAAGATGTCGGCCGACCCGTACTCGATCGGCAGCCAGGTGCTGGTGCAGGCGCAGGCGATCGGCACCACCATCCTGTGGTCGGCCGTCATCTCGTTCATCGCCTACAAGATCGTCGACGTGGTGCTCGGCCTGCGCGTGTCGGAAGACGCGGAACGCGAGGGCCTGGACATCACCAGCCATGGCGAATCGGCGTACCATTCCTGA
- a CDS encoding YifB family Mg chelatase-like AAA ATPase: MSLAVLRSRALAGVQAHAVSVEVHLANGLPAMSIVGLPDAEVREAKDRVRAALQNSGFEVPSRRITINLAPAELPKESGRFDLPIALGILAASEQIPIEALDGYEFAGELSLSGELRPVRGALAMSFAMRREAGDAGGTARAFILPHANADEAALVRDAMVYPARTLLEVCTHFSTRSEDGHLARHQARPSLDAPVYPDFADVKGQQHVKRALEVAAAGLHSILLVGPPGAGKSMLAARFRGLLPPLSEDEALEAAAVQSLAGSFSIERWRRRPFRNPHHTCSGVALVGGGGVPRPGEVSLAHHGVLFLDELPEFDRKVLEVLREPLEAGVITISRAARHTDFPARFQLIAAMNPCPCGWFGHPSARCRCTPDAVLRYQDRISGPLLDRIDLQVPVTAMAPETMAQLADGEPSSAIAERVTRAHARQQARQGKANRQLSTREIDRHCRLDAAASTLLREAMQRLHWSARAYHRVLKVARTVADLADADTVEAGHVAEAIQYRRALRDG; this comes from the coding sequence ATGAGTCTAGCCGTTCTCCGCAGCCGCGCCCTCGCCGGCGTCCAGGCGCATGCCGTCAGCGTCGAAGTCCACCTCGCCAATGGCTTGCCCGCGATGAGCATCGTCGGCCTGCCCGACGCCGAAGTGCGCGAAGCCAAGGACCGTGTGCGCGCGGCGCTGCAGAACTCCGGCTTCGAAGTGCCGAGCCGGCGCATCACGATCAACCTGGCGCCGGCCGAGCTGCCGAAAGAATCCGGCCGCTTCGATTTGCCGATCGCGCTCGGCATCCTGGCTGCGTCCGAGCAGATTCCCATCGAGGCGCTGGACGGCTACGAATTCGCCGGCGAATTGTCGCTGTCGGGCGAGCTGCGTCCGGTGCGTGGCGCGCTGGCGATGAGTTTTGCCATGCGGCGCGAAGCCGGGGACGCGGGCGGCACGGCGCGCGCCTTCATCCTGCCTCACGCTAACGCCGACGAAGCCGCGCTGGTGCGCGACGCCATGGTCTATCCGGCGCGCACGCTGCTCGAGGTTTGCACGCATTTTTCAACCAGGAGCGAGGACGGACACCTGGCGCGCCACCAGGCGCGGCCCAGCCTGGATGCCCCGGTCTACCCCGACTTCGCGGACGTGAAAGGCCAGCAGCACGTCAAGCGCGCGCTCGAGGTGGCGGCGGCCGGCCTGCATTCGATCCTGCTGGTCGGCCCGCCCGGCGCCGGCAAAAGCATGCTGGCCGCGCGCTTTCGCGGCCTGCTGCCGCCCTTGAGCGAAGACGAGGCACTGGAAGCGGCCGCAGTGCAATCGCTGGCCGGCAGCTTTTCGATCGAGCGCTGGCGGCGCCGGCCGTTTCGCAATCCGCACCACACCTGTTCGGGCGTGGCGCTGGTCGGCGGCGGCGGCGTACCGCGCCCGGGCGAGGTGTCGCTGGCGCATCACGGGGTCTTGTTCCTGGACGAACTGCCCGAGTTCGACCGCAAGGTGCTGGAAGTGCTGCGCGAGCCGCTCGAAGCCGGCGTGATCACGATCTCGCGCGCCGCCCGCCACACCGACTTCCCGGCGCGCTTCCAGCTGATCGCGGCGATGAATCCCTGCCCCTGCGGCTGGTTTGGCCATCCGTCGGCCAGGTGCCGCTGCACGCCCGACGCGGTGCTGCGCTACCAGGACCGCATTTCCGGGCCGCTGCTCGACCGCATCGACCTGCAGGTCCCGGTCACGGCGATGGCGCCAGAGACGATGGCCCAGCTGGCCGATGGCGAGCCGAGCAGCGCCATCGCCGAGCGCGTCACGCGCGCGCACGCGCGCCAGCAGGCGCGCCAGGGCAAGGCCAACCGCCAATTGTCGACGCGCGAGATCGACCGCCATTGCCGGCTCGATGCCGCCGCGTCCACCCTGCTGCGCGAGGCGATGCAACGCCTGCACTGGTCGGCGCGCGCCTACCATCGGGTGCTGAAGGTGGCGCGCACGGTGGCCGATCTTGCCGATGCGGACACGGTCGAGGCCGGCCACGTCGCCGAGGCGATCCAGTACCGGCGCGCACTGCGCGATGGCTGA
- the cobT gene encoding nicotinate-nucleotide--dimethylbenzimidazole phosphoribosyltransferase, which yields MRIPQIASTANSVLAAQLDNAIDQKTKPLGSLGVLERLAKQIGLVQETVSLSIDRPAIVVFAGDHGVVAEGVSAYPQDVTWQMVENFLGNGAAINVFARQNGCALHVVDAGVAHDFGARAGLVDRKIAHGTRNFAVEPAMTRAQCASAIEAGAAFAADLPGNVIGFGEMGIGNTTAAAALMHKLTGTAVAECVGAGTGLSPEGVLRKQRVIEDAVKRHAGIADPVDVLATFGGFEIAMMTGAMLQAAERRKLLLIDGFIVTSALLVAARIAPAILDYCVFAHCSDEAGHLRMLDALGANPLLQLGLRLGEGTGAALALPLLHAAANFLNEMATFGSAAVSEKIGGDAPA from the coding sequence ATGCGTATTCCCCAGATCGCTTCCACGGCCAATTCTGTCTTGGCCGCTCAACTCGATAACGCCATCGACCAAAAGACCAAGCCGCTCGGCAGCCTCGGCGTGCTCGAACGGTTGGCGAAACAGATTGGACTGGTGCAAGAGACGGTGTCCTTATCGATCGACCGCCCGGCCATCGTCGTATTCGCAGGGGACCACGGCGTCGTCGCGGAAGGCGTCTCCGCCTATCCGCAAGACGTCACCTGGCAAATGGTGGAAAACTTCCTGGGCAACGGCGCCGCCATCAATGTGTTCGCGCGTCAGAACGGCTGCGCATTGCACGTCGTCGACGCCGGCGTCGCCCATGATTTCGGCGCCCGCGCCGGTCTGGTCGACCGCAAGATCGCCCACGGCACCCGCAATTTCGCCGTCGAACCGGCAATGACGCGCGCGCAATGCGCCAGCGCCATCGAAGCGGGCGCTGCGTTCGCGGCCGACCTGCCCGGCAACGTGATCGGCTTCGGCGAGATGGGCATCGGGAACACGACCGCCGCCGCCGCGCTGATGCACAAGCTGACCGGCACGGCGGTGGCGGAATGCGTCGGCGCCGGCACCGGCTTGTCGCCCGAAGGCGTGCTGCGCAAGCAGCGCGTGATCGAAGACGCGGTCAAGCGCCATGCCGGCATAGCCGACCCGGTCGACGTCCTCGCCACTTTCGGCGGCTTCGAGATCGCGATGATGACCGGCGCCATGCTGCAAGCGGCCGAGCGCCGCAAGCTGCTGCTGATCGACGGCTTCATCGTCACCAGCGCGCTGCTGGTCGCGGCGCGCATCGCCCCGGCCATCCTCGACTACTGCGTGTTCGCCCACTGCTCGGACGAAGCCGGCCACCTCCGCATGCTCGACGCGCTTGGTGCGAACCCGCTGCTGCAGCTCGGCCTGCGCCTGGGCGAAGGCACCGGCGCCGCACTCGCCCTACCGCTGCTGCATGCGGCCGCCAACTTCCTGAACGAGATGGCGACCTTCGGCTCGGCGGCGGTCAGCGAAAAAATCGGCGGCGACGCCCCGGCCTGA